The following proteins are co-located in the Thermoplasmata archaeon genome:
- a CDS encoding BadF/BadG/BcrA/BcrD ATPase family protein: EMETQEQLAWGNRLEDILYGVHAAIASRAIGLVRRVGIEPEVTFTGGVSLNRGMKRCLEEQLGVRLNVDPLTMFCGALGAAQFSLEKMTTPAVA; encoded by the coding sequence GGAGATGGAGACCCAGGAGCAGCTCGCCTGGGGGAACCGCCTCGAGGACATCCTGTACGGGGTCCATGCGGCCATCGCGAGCCGCGCCATCGGCCTCGTGCGGAGGGTCGGCATCGAGCCCGAGGTGACGTTCACCGGGGGCGTCTCGCTGAACCGTGGGATGAAGCGCTGTCTCGAGGAGCAGCTCGGCGTCCGGCTGAACGTGGATCCCCTCACGATGTTCTGCGGCGCCCTCGGCGCGGCACAGTTCTCCCTCGAGAAGATGACGACTCCGGCGGTGGCATGA